In the genome of Coregonus clupeaformis isolate EN_2021a chromosome 11, ASM2061545v1, whole genome shotgun sequence, one region contains:
- the LOC121576396 gene encoding tripartite motif-containing protein 44-like isoform X1, protein MTDQGEPWRGSGGPEEEELPQMDGSCDACEPDEAQQATQVCYTCSFAFCSTHAEKHAHSTRHPLTPYSQEVVQPQARSQQPARDRDTGEGAGEERVREIGHRAEQGVVENGACGGTGVQENKTCGGERVQGEGKVDDGDEEAKAAPEGGSKRDTVTVERLRCKEHGQEGTLYCKTNEKVICVVCAVQGEHREHEIITLREAYVWQKSRDGYDLLGCTQNMADHIKTKWTNPEMSTEQLEAYVNSQFDELHRLVRLEEKRTLHLVDLKEAFLTAAAAAEKIAEITVHTERLQEEMACITQQLGQLDQAEAQPGTGVAALAQGGPSPSPRPAQRDIEASPRLPEPRQDPQDPRDYGEGGSRSSMGHTP, encoded by the exons ATGACAGACCAAGGGGAACCCTGGAGAGGAAGTGGAGGACCTGAGGAGGAGGAGTTACCACAGATGGACGGGTCATGTGACGCATGCGAGCCTGACGAGGCCCAGCAGGCTACCCAGGTGTGTTACACCTGCAGCTTTGCCTTCTGCTCTACCCACGCTGAGAAACACGCCCACAGCACACGACACCCGCTGACGCCATACAGCCAGGAAGTGGTGCAGCCCCAGGCCCGGTCCCAACAGCCGGCcagggacagagacacagggGAGGGGGCGGGGGAGGAAAGGGTACGAGAGATTGGGCATAGGGCAGAGCAAGGGGTGGTGGAAAATGGGGCATGCGGTGGGACTGGGGTACAAGAGAACAAGacgtgtggaggagagagagtccAGGGGGAGGGGAAAGTtgatgatggtgatgaagagGCGAAGGCAGCCCCAGAGGGGGGTAGTAAGAGGGACACAGTGACAGTGGAGAGGCTGCGCTGTAAGGAGCATGGCCAGGAGGGTACTCTTTACTGCAAGACCAACGAGAAGGTCATTTGTGTGGTGTGTGCCGTGCAGGGGGAGCACCGCGAGCATGAGATCATCACCTTGCGCGAGGCCTACGTCTGGCAGAAG AGCAGGGACGGTTATGACCTGCTGGGCTGCACACAGAACATGGCTGACCACATCAAGACCAAGTGGACCAATCCTGAG aTGTCTACAGAGCAGTTGGAGGCGTATGTCAACAGTCAGTTTGATGAGCTCCACCGGCTGGTTCGTCTGGAGGAGAAGAGGACCCTCCACCTGGTGGACCTGAAGGAAGCCTTCCTGACCGCCGCCGCCGCCGCCGAGAAGATCGCTGAGATCACCGTCCACACCGAGCGGCTCCAGGAGGAGATGGCCTGCATCACGCAGCAGCTGGGCCAGCTAGACCAGGCCGAGGCACAGCCTGGGACCGGAGTAGCTGCCCTAGCCCAGGGAggacccagccccagccccagaccAGCG
- the LOC121576396 gene encoding tripartite motif-containing protein 44-like isoform X2: MTDQGEPWRGSGGPEEEELPQMDGSCDACEPDEAQQATQVCYTCSFAFCSTHAEKHAHSTRHPLTPYSQEVVQPQARSQQPARDRDTGEGAGEERVREIGHRAEQGVVENGACGGTGVQENKTCGGERVQGEGKVDDGDEEAKAAPEGGSKRDTVTVERLRCKEHGQEGTLYCKTNEKVICVVCAVQGEHREHEIITLREAYVWQKSRDGYDLLGCTQNMADHIKTKWTNPEMSTEQLEAYVNSQFDELHRLVRLEEKRTLHLVDLKEAFLTAAAAAEKIAEITVHTERLQEEMACITQQLGQLDQAEAQPGTGVAALAQGGPSPSPRPARDIEASPRLPEPRQDPQDPRDYGEGGSRSSMGHTP; the protein is encoded by the exons ATGACAGACCAAGGGGAACCCTGGAGAGGAAGTGGAGGACCTGAGGAGGAGGAGTTACCACAGATGGACGGGTCATGTGACGCATGCGAGCCTGACGAGGCCCAGCAGGCTACCCAGGTGTGTTACACCTGCAGCTTTGCCTTCTGCTCTACCCACGCTGAGAAACACGCCCACAGCACACGACACCCGCTGACGCCATACAGCCAGGAAGTGGTGCAGCCCCAGGCCCGGTCCCAACAGCCGGCcagggacagagacacagggGAGGGGGCGGGGGAGGAAAGGGTACGAGAGATTGGGCATAGGGCAGAGCAAGGGGTGGTGGAAAATGGGGCATGCGGTGGGACTGGGGTACAAGAGAACAAGacgtgtggaggagagagagtccAGGGGGAGGGGAAAGTtgatgatggtgatgaagagGCGAAGGCAGCCCCAGAGGGGGGTAGTAAGAGGGACACAGTGACAGTGGAGAGGCTGCGCTGTAAGGAGCATGGCCAGGAGGGTACTCTTTACTGCAAGACCAACGAGAAGGTCATTTGTGTGGTGTGTGCCGTGCAGGGGGAGCACCGCGAGCATGAGATCATCACCTTGCGCGAGGCCTACGTCTGGCAGAAG AGCAGGGACGGTTATGACCTGCTGGGCTGCACACAGAACATGGCTGACCACATCAAGACCAAGTGGACCAATCCTGAG aTGTCTACAGAGCAGTTGGAGGCGTATGTCAACAGTCAGTTTGATGAGCTCCACCGGCTGGTTCGTCTGGAGGAGAAGAGGACCCTCCACCTGGTGGACCTGAAGGAAGCCTTCCTGACCGCCGCCGCCGCCGCCGAGAAGATCGCTGAGATCACCGTCCACACCGAGCGGCTCCAGGAGGAGATGGCCTGCATCACGCAGCAGCTGGGCCAGCTAGACCAGGCCGAGGCACAGCCTGGGACCGGAGTAGCTGCCCTAGCCCAGGGAggacccagccccagccccagaccAGCG